A single Sphingomonas kaistensis DNA region contains:
- a CDS encoding CBS domain-containing protein has product MTIAAVLQSKGTKVATVARDATLSEAASQLNRNKIGALVVVGARGEVEGVLSERDIVSCLAAHGDEQLGRRKVADAMTAPAITVGPDSEVLSALALMTARRIRHLPVVTEGRLAGIVSIGDLVKWRIDRIEREAEAMRTYIQTA; this is encoded by the coding sequence ATGACCATCGCCGCCGTTCTGCAGAGCAAGGGAACCAAGGTCGCCACGGTCGCGCGCGACGCGACACTGAGCGAGGCTGCGAGCCAACTCAATCGCAACAAGATCGGTGCGCTGGTGGTCGTTGGCGCAAGGGGCGAGGTCGAGGGCGTATTGTCCGAGCGCGACATCGTGTCCTGCCTTGCGGCGCATGGCGACGAGCAGCTCGGCCGGCGGAAGGTCGCGGATGCGATGACGGCGCCCGCCATCACGGTGGGGCCGGATTCGGAAGTGCTGAGCGCGCTTGCGCTGATGACGGCGCGGCGGATTCGGCACCTGCCGGTCGTGACGGAAGGGCGTTTGGCGGGAATCGTGTCGATCGGCGACCTGGTGAAGTGGCGGATCGACCGGATCGAGCGCGAAGCCGAGGCCATGCGCACCTACATCCAGACCGCCTGA